One genomic window of Bacteroidales bacterium includes the following:
- a CDS encoding prohibitin family protein, with the protein MLFTLTTVILLVAFFIWYRARKKVHGEHNPLFRNTSQISGVLALILAVLAISQCFTVIPAGHVGVIDFFGQVSDKTLKAGINMVNPLARVIKFSVKTQEIKEIMDVPSKEGLTVQLEVSVLFHLDPEKAGEVYKTVGENYVDIILEPQFRSVSRGVTAGYEAKALYTSEREMLAQIIMTDLQKIVGPRGIVIEASPLRRIALPEGLRAAIEEKLRAEQESQRMQFVLAKERQEADRKRIEAQGISDFQNIVSKGISEQLLRWKGIEATEKLANSPNTKVIVIGAGKDGLPLILDTK; encoded by the coding sequence ATGCTGTTTACCCTTACCACCGTCATTTTACTTGTGGCCTTTTTCATCTGGTACAGAGCCCGAAAAAAGGTTCACGGAGAACATAATCCCCTGTTCAGAAACACCTCGCAGATCAGCGGAGTACTGGCTCTGATACTGGCCGTTCTGGCCATCAGCCAGTGCTTTACCGTAATTCCTGCCGGTCATGTAGGGGTAATCGATTTTTTTGGCCAGGTATCTGACAAAACCCTCAAAGCCGGTATCAACATGGTTAATCCGCTGGCCCGTGTCATCAAATTCTCTGTTAAAACCCAGGAAATCAAAGAGATAATGGACGTTCCTTCCAAAGAAGGATTAACAGTGCAACTGGAAGTAAGTGTCTTGTTCCATCTCGATCCGGAAAAAGCCGGAGAAGTATATAAGACTGTCGGAGAAAACTATGTAGACATCATTCTTGAACCTCAATTCCGCTCTGTTTCGCGGGGTGTAACCGCCGGGTACGAAGCAAAGGCCCTTTATACATCGGAACGTGAGATGCTGGCGCAGATCATTATGACGGACCTGCAAAAGATTGTCGGACCGCGCGGAATTGTCATCGAAGCTTCTCCCCTCAGGCGAATTGCACTGCCGGAAGGACTGAGAGCCGCCATTGAAGAAAAACTTCGTGCAGAGCAAGAAAGCCAGCGCATGCAGTTTGTTCTGGCCAAGGAGCGGCAGGAAGCCGACCGAAAGAGGATTGAGGCACAGGGAATTTCCGACTTCCAGAATATTGTCTCCAAAGGAATCAGCGAACAACTTCTGCGCTGGAAAGGTATTGAGGCTACGGAAAAACTGGCCAATTCACCCAATACCAAGGTTATTGTGATCGGCGCAGGAAAGGACGGATTGCCGCTGATCCTTGATACAAAATGA
- a CDS encoding TetR/AcrR family transcriptional regulator — protein MLAEAREVPSDIRGQIIEAAREVFRQYGFRKATMDEIAARVGKQKGAIYYYFPGKEELFKAILEKEADLFRQELVKAYSSFRKASDKLRAYVKARMLKIRQLANYYEAIKNDYLSHLSFINDVRSRFESDETALIQSFIYEGIVNGEFETKEPYLAAVAIVIAMKGLEVPLLIDAGGPMEELENRIDNLLNILFYGIMKHA, from the coding sequence ATGCTGGCTGAAGCAAGAGAAGTTCCTTCTGATATTCGCGGACAGATCATTGAAGCGGCAAGGGAAGTGTTCAGGCAATACGGTTTCCGTAAAGCCACCATGGATGAAATTGCCGCTCGCGTTGGAAAACAGAAAGGAGCCATCTATTATTACTTCCCCGGAAAAGAAGAACTCTTCAAAGCAATTCTTGAAAAGGAAGCAGACCTTTTCCGGCAGGAACTGGTAAAAGCCTACTCCTCTTTCCGTAAGGCTTCCGATAAGCTCAGGGCCTATGTTAAAGCCCGCATGCTGAAAATCAGGCAACTGGCCAATTATTATGAGGCCATAAAAAACGATTACCTTTCCCACCTGAGTTTTATCAATGATGTGAGATCCCGGTTTGAAAGCGACGAAACGGCACTTATACAGTCCTTCATTTACGAGGGTATTGTTAACGGAGAATTCGAGACCAAAGAACCTTATCTGGCCGCAGTAGCAATAGTTATTGCCATGAAAGGGCTTGAAGTCCCTCTTCTGATCGATGCCGGAGGACCTATGGAAGAACTGGAAAACAGAATTGACAATTTGTTGAATATTCTGTTTTACGGTATTATGAAGCATGCATGA